A DNA window from Stenotrophomonas sp. 57 contains the following coding sequences:
- a CDS encoding penicillin-binding protein 1A — MTRLRRWLRWIFLIVLVLALIGAAAVGGLYYAVSSKLPDVQTLRDVEMQEPMYVYAADGKLMAVFGETRRTPITMKDVPEKLKQAFLATEDARFYEHGGVDYMGIGRAVWLLATTSDKRVPGGSTITQQVARQFFLSSEYSYTRKLAEILLARKIESELSKDEIFELYLNKSFFGNRAYGVAAAAEFYYGKKLNELDLDEMASLAGIPKFPSSGNPISNPERARQRRDNYVLQRMADLKFVSQAEADAAKAVPMHATAHEPPVQVDAPYVAELVRQEMIARFGGDVVNKGYHVTTTIDSTLQTAANQSVRDGLLLYDHRHGWHGVEKQVQVGPGEDAAALAEHLRGMFGQAGLLPAIVASTGADGSATVVLANRTEIVLPAGAAKWTNKTPGKLVQRGDIVRVRAGAKEGEWLLDQIPRGQSALVSLDAHSGALKALVGGFSFSGNKFNRATQARRQPGSSFKPFVYAAAFDKGYNPASIVLDAPVVFRDRRGKTWAPQNDGGGFRGPMRLREALVQSRNLVSVRLLDGMGVDYARKYISEFGFAESELPPNLSMSLGTASLTPLSVARGYAVFANGGSRVDTWLIDQVNDRDGNLVFKENPALACRECAGSSDQPVNQVVDGFNFGAPAPKVDPAAAAKAEAKTETPAAPANPDARTAPRAIDARTAYQLVSMMRDVVQRGTGVQAKVLGREDVGGKTGSTNDHRDAWFSGFGGPYVTTVWVGRDDFRSLGYREYGGKAALPIWIDYMRTALKDTPIAQNDPPSGMVQATLNGATEWVKVEDMDRLTDYDLNLNTPQADAAAFDIF; from the coding sequence ATGACTCGACTCCGCCGCTGGCTGCGCTGGATCTTCCTGATTGTCCTGGTCCTGGCGCTGATCGGCGCGGCCGCCGTGGGCGGTCTGTACTACGCTGTGTCCTCCAAGCTTCCCGACGTGCAGACCCTGCGCGACGTGGAAATGCAGGAGCCGATGTACGTCTATGCTGCCGACGGCAAGCTGATGGCGGTGTTCGGCGAGACCCGACGCACCCCGATCACCATGAAGGACGTGCCGGAGAAGCTGAAGCAGGCGTTCCTGGCCACCGAGGACGCCCGTTTCTACGAGCATGGCGGCGTGGACTACATGGGCATCGGCCGTGCGGTGTGGCTGCTGGCCACCACCAGCGACAAGCGCGTGCCGGGTGGCTCCACCATCACCCAGCAGGTGGCCCGCCAGTTCTTCCTCAGTTCCGAGTACAGCTACACCCGCAAGCTGGCCGAGATCCTGCTGGCGCGGAAGATCGAGTCCGAGCTGAGCAAGGATGAGATCTTCGAGCTGTACCTGAACAAGAGCTTCTTCGGCAACCGCGCCTACGGCGTGGCCGCCGCCGCCGAGTTCTATTACGGCAAGAAGCTGAACGAGCTGGACCTGGATGAAATGGCTTCGCTGGCCGGTATCCCCAAGTTCCCCTCGTCGGGCAACCCGATCTCCAACCCGGAACGTGCCCGCCAGCGCCGCGACAACTACGTGCTGCAGCGCATGGCCGACCTGAAGTTCGTCAGCCAGGCCGAGGCCGACGCGGCCAAGGCCGTGCCGATGCACGCCACCGCGCATGAGCCGCCGGTGCAGGTCGATGCCCCGTACGTGGCCGAGCTGGTGCGCCAGGAAATGATCGCCCGCTTCGGCGGTGACGTGGTCAACAAGGGTTACCACGTCACCACCACCATCGACTCCACCCTGCAGACCGCCGCCAACCAGTCGGTGCGCGACGGCCTGCTGCTGTACGACCACCGCCACGGCTGGCACGGCGTGGAGAAGCAGGTGCAGGTGGGCCCCGGTGAAGACGCCGCCGCCCTGGCCGAGCACCTGCGCGGCATGTTCGGCCAAGCCGGCCTGCTGCCCGCGATCGTCGCCAGCACCGGCGCCGATGGCAGCGCCACCGTGGTGCTGGCCAACCGCACCGAGATCGTGCTGCCGGCCGGTGCCGCCAAGTGGACCAACAAGACCCCGGGCAAGCTGGTGCAGCGCGGTGACATCGTGCGCGTGCGGGCCGGTGCCAAGGAAGGTGAGTGGCTGCTGGACCAGATCCCGCGCGGCCAGTCCGCGCTGGTCTCGCTGGATGCCCACAGCGGCGCGCTGAAGGCGCTGGTCGGTGGCTTCAGCTTCTCCGGCAACAAGTTCAACCGCGCCACCCAGGCCCGTCGCCAGCCGGGTTCGAGCTTCAAGCCGTTCGTCTACGCGGCCGCCTTCGACAAGGGCTACAACCCGGCCTCGATCGTGCTCGACGCCCCGGTCGTGTTCCGCGACCGCCGCGGCAAGACCTGGGCACCTCAGAACGACGGCGGCGGCTTCCGCGGCCCCATGCGCCTGCGTGAAGCGCTGGTGCAGTCGCGCAACCTGGTCTCGGTGCGCCTGCTGGACGGCATGGGCGTGGACTACGCGCGCAAGTACATCAGCGAGTTTGGCTTTGCCGAATCGGAACTGCCGCCGAACCTGTCGATGTCGCTGGGTACCGCGTCGCTCACCCCGCTGTCGGTGGCCCGCGGCTACGCCGTGTTCGCCAATGGCGGCTCGCGCGTGGACACCTGGCTGATCGACCAGGTGAACGACCGCGACGGCAACCTGGTATTCAAGGAAAACCCGGCGCTGGCCTGCCGCGAGTGCGCCGGCAGCAGCGACCAGCCGGTCAACCAGGTGGTGGACGGCTTCAACTTCGGCGCCCCGGCCCCGAAGGTGGACCCGGCCGCTGCGGCCAAGGCCGAAGCCAAGACCGAAACCCCGGCCGCGCCGGCCAACCCGGACGCCCGCACCGCCCCGCGCGCGATCGACGCCCGCACCGCCTACCAGCTGGTGTCGATGATGCGCGACGTCGTGCAGCGCGGTACCGGCGTGCAGGCCAAGGTACTTGGCCGCGAGGACGTGGGTGGCAAGACCGGCTCCACCAACGACCACCGCGATGCCTGGTTCTCCGGCTTCGGTGGCCCGTACGTGACCACCGTGTGGGTGGGCCGCGACGACTTCCGCTCGCTGGGCTACCGCGAATACGGCGGCAAGGCCGCCCTGCCGATCTGGATCGACTACATGCGCACCGCGCTGAAGGACACCCCGATCGCGCAGAACGATCCGCCCAGCGGCATGGTCCAGGCCACCCTCAACGGCGCGACCGAGTGGGTGAAGGTGGAAGACATGGACCGCCTGACCGACTACGACCTGAACCTCAATACGCCGCAGGCCGACGCCGCCGCGTTCGATATCTTCTAA
- a CDS encoding ESPR-type extended signal peptide-containing protein, with product MNKIYRKLWSTARQCWVVASELTTARGKAAPAIRVGASPILLAALAGALVLPGAQASHFLGCDTRAGGQLVRCAPFAGHTDGVNYADAANGSENYMGFGAGNYTDGSYSTSFGNSSYAKGDYVAVFGHGARTTDGYSAVFGARALGDGLGTSAFGNDAKARGKNSLAFGSGAQTADGGGEDRIAIGGDAHAGNSGYTGAISIGGRARSAYDGVSLGFQANAQAAGAVALGKGAQAQQTGSVALGRDSIATQTDTISVGNATKKRRIVNVADGAVSSSSYDAVNGRTLQREKDTLNASIGTVRTAASTAKTAADNARSVADRALAQATTNGYAVATGSPITDTNKATASGDVSVAMGHSARAEGLAAAAFGNGAKALANNAIAMGSVAEASGAHAMALGGNSKATHDNSVALGERSVTTGTDQISVGNATLKRNIVNVKDGRLAAGSSEVVTGNQLHATNTQVNAVKARLDAAAVALGSAAAAEGGGASASAALGSGAKAYNSNGIALGADARANVDAAGNKSTGTGGVALGANSRSGNGAVAAGLRASAVGDRAVAMGNGAAADATHATAVGHNAVASANQSTAIGRESAASGSFSTALGNIAKASGASAVALGDRAQATHAGSVALGNGSVTTGNNQVSVGTTTSQRKIVNVGDGALNATSTDAVTGRQLHDTNQRMSGLVKQASASGNLYLGAENTGNVLTVSNKDGGKRYLNGVQNATLSASSSDAVTGQQLFATNNNVTTAQNTATAARTAAGNAQTTANSAVAKADALGGLVSQVSATGNVRLGGENTGTTLDMRNKSNANRKLSGVADATLNGTSTEAVTGRQLNTTNTNVTTAQNTATAAQTAAGTAQTTANSAVAKADALGGLVSQVSGSGNVRLGSENTGNVVDVANKNGGKRRVYNIADGVVSRGSTDAVTGSQLFATNELVRVQGETLAAHDGRIADNRNEMQKLRGEFDNFDPDLDGVVKFDADGHVDVAGGKVKGVAAGDISSAGSTDAVNGGQLFATNERVAAVERKAVFLSVGSGVGATPAVAGQAGLALGDGAIAAVKSDGATAVGNYAEALASNSVAVGRASFVDEHADMGFAMGARSRVLEKNGVAIGAASVVEVGAVNSLALGSESVARDANAVSFGNDTLKRRLTNVGLGFRSDDGVVVEQLSESIAALGGGARLDGGGKLVAPSYKVQGGTQNNVGDALAALDSAVVTGGARVDRVEDQLRSVFQDRPSVRADGLGQLNLSGANGMVLSNLADGRVAAGSRDAVTGNQLFDVKQDIERNRAGLEDLRAGSGGNPLFGSVSTAQGGVIDFGDSRLTGVADGSLSSESRDVVNGRQLFSANQRIDALARDQKYVAFGDSFDKVAARAGQFAVAIGDSAEASLKSEGAVAVGAYALARGENSVALGRGSHVHESAARGFALGAESQVKATGGVALGSGSVIESGANNAVAIGILSVAKEANTVSFGNDGLRRRLVGVANGRNATDAATVGQLRGALASLGGDVDANGNIINPTFNVQGGQQSTLNDALATLDSAVITGTQRVDRVESQLRSVFQDGPSLRSDGLNQLNLAGANGMVLSNVANGYVGAGSRDAVNGGQLYSLQQQLNGRVDGLEQRLDGQPQAPQSRALTIASADAGAPAAVPAASPEPETPATPPPSAADNKVADNGAPPPPTPQADAPKPEAPTPQVDTAELEKMLARANEYSDGISREVDRRLDKMDRRFNRMAAMSSAQSAMAMNTAGLNTYNRLGAGVGYSEGESAMAVGYQRVLNDKGSATFSLNGAFTNSGERTVGVGVGIGW from the coding sequence ATGAACAAGATCTACCGCAAACTCTGGTCCACCGCCCGGCAGTGCTGGGTGGTTGCCAGCGAACTGACCACCGCGCGTGGCAAGGCCGCACCTGCAATCCGCGTCGGTGCCAGCCCGATCCTGCTGGCGGCCCTTGCTGGTGCACTCGTGCTGCCAGGTGCACAGGCCTCGCACTTCCTGGGCTGCGACACAAGAGCCGGGGGCCAGCTGGTTCGCTGCGCGCCGTTCGCAGGACATACCGATGGCGTGAACTACGCCGATGCTGCCAACGGTAGCGAGAACTACATGGGATTCGGCGCGGGCAACTACACTGACGGTTCCTACTCGACCAGCTTTGGCAACAGCAGCTATGCCAAGGGTGACTACGTGGCAGTGTTTGGTCACGGCGCCCGTACTACAGACGGCTATTCGGCCGTGTTTGGTGCCCGTGCGCTGGGTGACGGGTTGGGCACCAGCGCATTTGGCAACGATGCCAAAGCGCGCGGAAAGAACAGCCTTGCTTTCGGCAGTGGCGCGCAGACGGCCGATGGTGGGGGGGAAGATCGCATTGCCATCGGCGGCGATGCCCATGCTGGCAACAGCGGCTATACCGGTGCTATTTCCATTGGTGGCAGGGCCAGATCGGCCTATGATGGTGTCTCCCTTGGCTTCCAGGCGAACGCACAGGCAGCTGGCGCCGTAGCACTGGGCAAGGGCGCGCAGGCGCAACAGACTGGATCGGTAGCCTTGGGCCGCGATTCGATAGCCACGCAGACCGACACAATCTCCGTTGGCAATGCAACGAAGAAGCGCAGGATCGTCAATGTCGCCGATGGCGCAGTGAGCAGCAGCAGCTACGACGCGGTCAACGGTCGTACGCTGCAGCGCGAGAAGGACACGCTGAACGCCAGCATTGGAACGGTGCGCACCGCTGCCAGCACCGCCAAGACGGCTGCCGACAACGCACGGTCGGTCGCAGACCGCGCGCTGGCGCAGGCCACCACCAACGGCTATGCCGTGGCCACGGGCTCGCCCATCACTGATACCAACAAGGCTACCGCCAGCGGCGACGTGTCGGTGGCGATGGGGCATTCGGCACGCGCCGAGGGTTTGGCGGCCGCCGCATTCGGCAACGGCGCAAAGGCGCTGGCCAACAATGCCATCGCCATGGGTAGCGTGGCCGAGGCCAGCGGCGCCCATGCCATGGCACTGGGTGGCAACAGCAAGGCGACCCACGACAATTCCGTCGCGCTGGGTGAGCGTTCGGTTACCACCGGGACCGACCAGATTTCGGTGGGCAACGCCACGTTGAAGCGCAACATCGTCAATGTGAAGGATGGCCGCCTGGCCGCTGGCAGCAGCGAGGTTGTCACGGGCAACCAGCTGCATGCCACCAACACGCAGGTCAATGCGGTGAAAGCCCGCTTGGACGCCGCTGCCGTGGCATTGGGCAGTGCCGCGGCCGCTGAGGGCGGTGGTGCAAGTGCCAGTGCCGCGCTCGGATCCGGCGCCAAGGCGTACAACAGCAACGGCATCGCGCTGGGTGCCGACGCACGTGCCAATGTCGATGCCGCAGGCAACAAGAGCACGGGCACCGGGGGCGTGGCGTTGGGCGCAAACAGCCGCAGCGGGAATGGGGCTGTCGCTGCCGGCCTGCGTGCATCTGCGGTTGGCGACCGCGCTGTGGCGATGGGTAACGGTGCTGCAGCCGACGCCACGCACGCCACTGCCGTGGGACACAACGCGGTGGCCAGTGCCAACCAGTCGACCGCAATCGGTAGGGAGTCAGCTGCTTCAGGTTCGTTCTCAACCGCACTCGGAAACATTGCCAAAGCAAGCGGTGCCAGTGCGGTCGCCTTGGGAGACCGTGCCCAGGCAACGCATGCTGGCAGTGTGGCCCTGGGCAATGGCTCAGTCACCACAGGCAACAACCAGGTGTCAGTTGGCACCACCACCAGCCAGCGGAAGATCGTCAATGTGGGCGATGGCGCGTTGAACGCCACCAGTACCGATGCGGTGACCGGCCGCCAGTTGCACGACACCAACCAGCGCATGAGCGGTCTGGTGAAGCAGGCATCGGCCAGCGGTAACCTCTACCTGGGTGCGGAGAACACCGGCAATGTACTGACGGTGAGCAACAAGGACGGCGGCAAGCGCTATCTCAATGGCGTGCAGAACGCCACGCTCAGCGCATCCAGCAGCGATGCCGTGACCGGCCAGCAGCTGTTTGCCACCAACAACAACGTAACCACCGCACAGAACACCGCGACGGCAGCGCGGACCGCCGCTGGTAACGCCCAGACCACGGCCAACTCTGCCGTGGCCAAGGCCGATGCGCTGGGCGGCTTGGTCAGCCAGGTGTCGGCCACGGGCAATGTGCGCCTGGGCGGCGAGAACACCGGTACTACCTTGGACATGCGCAACAAGTCCAATGCCAACCGCAAGCTGAGCGGTGTGGCAGATGCCACGCTCAATGGCACCAGCACCGAAGCAGTGACCGGCCGCCAGCTCAACACCACCAACACCAACGTGACCACGGCGCAGAACACCGCCACGGCGGCACAGACGGCCGCAGGTACAGCACAGACCACGGCCAATTCCGCCGTGGCCAAGGCCGATGCGCTGGGCGGGTTGGTCAGCCAGGTGTCTGGCAGTGGCAATGTGCGCCTCGGCAGTGAGAACACGGGCAATGTCGTGGATGTGGCCAACAAGAACGGTGGTAAGCGGCGGGTCTACAACATCGCCGATGGCGTGGTGTCGCGCGGTAGCACCGATGCGGTGACCGGAAGCCAGTTGTTCGCGACGAACGAGCTGGTGCGGGTGCAGGGCGAGACCCTGGCCGCGCATGACGGGCGCATTGCTGACAACCGCAACGAGATGCAGAAGCTGCGTGGTGAGTTCGACAACTTCGACCCGGATCTGGATGGGGTGGTGAAGTTTGATGCCGATGGCCATGTGGATGTGGCAGGCGGCAAGGTGAAAGGTGTTGCTGCGGGGGATATCAGTTCTGCGGGGAGCACGGATGCGGTAAATGGTGGGCAGTTGTTTGCGACGAATGAGCGAGTGGCGGCAGTGGAACGCAAGGCCGTGTTCCTGTCGGTCGGCTCAGGAGTGGGAGCAACCCCCGCAGTCGCAGGGCAGGCTGGCCTTGCTTTGGGGGATGGAGCCATTGCAGCAGTCAAATCGGATGGTGCTACTGCAGTTGGCAACTATGCAGAGGCGCTGGCATCAAATTCAGTTGCTGTAGGTCGAGCTTCCTTTGTGGACGAGCATGCTGACATGGGATTCGCTATGGGAGCACGGTCTCGAGTCTTGGAGAAGAATGGCGTTGCCATCGGTGCGGCCAGCGTAGTGGAGGTTGGGGCAGTTAACTCTCTTGCCCTCGGCAGCGAGTCTGTTGCTCGGGACGCAAACGCTGTGTCGTTCGGCAATGACACTTTGAAGCGAAGGCTGACTAATGTCGGTCTTGGGTTCAGATCGGACGATGGCGTCGTTGTCGAACAGCTTTCCGAATCAATCGCTGCGCTCGGTGGAGGGGCACGTCTTGATGGAGGTGGAAAGCTCGTTGCGCCTTCCTACAAAGTCCAAGGCGGGACGCAGAACAACGTTGGCGATGCTCTGGCGGCACTGGACAGTGCCGTCGTAACTGGTGGTGCACGCGTAGACCGCGTGGAGGATCAGCTCCGCTCAGTGTTCCAGGATAGGCCATCCGTACGCGCTGATGGCTTGGGCCAGCTCAACCTCTCCGGTGCCAATGGCATGGTGCTGTCCAACCTGGCTGACGGCCGCGTTGCAGCGGGTAGCCGTGATGCGGTGACTGGCAATCAGCTGTTTGATGTCAAGCAGGACATCGAGAGGAATCGTGCGGGTCTTGAGGACCTCCGGGCTGGTAGTGGCGGAAATCCGTTGTTCGGTTCCGTGTCTACAGCACAGGGGGGCGTGATCGACTTCGGAGATTCGCGCTTGACGGGGGTTGCTGATGGTTCGCTTTCAAGCGAAAGCCGCGATGTGGTGAATGGCCGGCAGCTGTTCTCGGCAAACCAGCGAATCGATGCTTTGGCCAGAGATCAGAAGTACGTCGCATTTGGCGATTCCTTCGATAAGGTGGCTGCGAGGGCTGGTCAATTTGCCGTGGCAATCGGTGATTCTGCGGAGGCATCGTTGAAGAGCGAGGGTGCGGTTGCTGTCGGTGCCTATGCTTTGGCTCGCGGCGAGAACTCTGTAGCGCTCGGCAGAGGCTCTCACGTCCACGAAAGCGCGGCGAGAGGATTTGCGTTGGGCGCTGAGTCGCAGGTGAAGGCGACAGGAGGTGTCGCACTAGGAAGTGGGAGCGTCATTGAATCCGGTGCGAACAATGCGGTGGCTATTGGCATTCTGTCCGTCGCCAAGGAGGCAAACACTGTGTCGTTTGGTAACGACGGCCTTCGCCGGCGTCTCGTTGGTGTCGCCAACGGCCGCAACGCCACAGACGCCGCCACCGTCGGCCAGCTCCGCGGGGCGCTCGCCTCGCTCGGCGGCGACGTCGACGCCAACGGCAACATCATCAATCCCACCTTCAACGTGCAGGGCGGCCAGCAGTCCACGCTCAACGATGCCCTGGCCACGCTCGATTCGGCCGTCATCACCGGTACCCAGCGCGTGGACCGCGTGGAATCGCAGCTGCGCTCGGTGTTCCAGGATGGCCCCTCGCTCCGATCCGATGGCCTGAACCAGCTCAACCTGGCCGGTGCCAACGGCATGGTCCTGTCCAACGTGGCCAACGGCTACGTCGGTGCCGGCAGCCGCGATGCGGTCAACGGCGGCCAGCTGTACTCGTTGCAGCAGCAGCTCAATGGCCGCGTGGATGGCCTGGAGCAGCGTCTGGACGGCCAGCCGCAGGCACCGCAGTCGCGTGCGCTCACCATCGCATCGGCTGATGCCGGTGCGCCGGCCGCCGTACCTGCTGCATCGCCCGAGCCGGAGACCCCCGCCACGCCGCCGCCGTCTGCCGCCGACAACAAGGTGGCCGACAACGGCGCGCCGCCGCCGCCCACCCCGCAGGCCGATGCACCGAAGCCGGAAGCGCCCACCCCGCAGGTGGACACCGCGGAGCTGGAGAAGATGCTGGCCCGTGCCAACGAGTACAGCGATGGCATCAGCCGCGAGGTCGACCGCCGCCTGGACAAGATGGACAGGCGCTTCAACCGCATGGCCGCGATGAGCAGCGCGCAGAGTGCGATGGCGATGAACACCGCCGGCTTGAACACCTACAACCGCCTCGGCGCGGGCGTGGGCTACAGCGAGGGTGAATCGGCCATGGCCGTGGGTTACCAGCGTGTGTTGAACGACAAGGGCTCGGCCACCTTCAGCCTCAATGGCGCGTTCACCAACAGCGGCGAACGTACCGTGGGCGTGGGTGTGGGCATCGGCTGGTAA
- a CDS encoding pilus assembly protein: MKALALFLLPLSLLLALPAQANLTVHPMRSSVDAKRGTQIRIYSQSTKPQYIQASLKRIDDAADPGEHEVDVESSEAAIAITPGKFALAGGGNRLIRVIPLQPVQQETAYRVYFEGVRGPEESGVDSTESAQANVGVNLVWGALVNVLPADGTVLPRVHGRTLRNEGTLRLGITSISDCEGTRCTAHAVSRSLYPGSELTLPFEVLPGHSVQLRYRLSRDGYREHVQTLSP; the protein is encoded by the coding sequence ATGAAAGCCCTTGCCCTCTTCCTGTTGCCGCTGTCATTGCTGCTGGCGCTGCCTGCGCAGGCCAATCTGACCGTGCACCCCATGCGTTCGTCGGTGGACGCCAAGCGTGGCACGCAGATCCGCATCTACTCGCAATCCACAAAGCCGCAGTACATCCAGGCGTCGCTGAAGCGCATCGACGACGCGGCCGACCCCGGCGAGCACGAAGTAGACGTGGAATCCAGCGAAGCCGCCATCGCCATTACCCCCGGCAAGTTCGCGCTGGCCGGTGGCGGCAACCGCCTGATCCGGGTCATCCCGCTACAACCGGTGCAACAGGAAACCGCGTACCGCGTGTACTTCGAAGGCGTGCGTGGCCCGGAGGAATCTGGCGTGGATTCCACCGAGAGCGCGCAGGCCAACGTGGGCGTGAATCTGGTCTGGGGCGCACTGGTGAATGTGCTGCCCGCCGACGGCACCGTGCTGCCGCGCGTGCACGGCCGAACCCTGCGCAACGAAGGCACCCTGCGCCTGGGCATCACCAGCATCTCCGACTGCGAAGGCACGCGCTGCACCGCCCATGCGGTGTCGCGAAGCCTGTACCCGGGAAGCGAACTGACCCTGCCGTTCGAAGTGTTGCCCGGCCATAGCGTGCAGCTGCGCTACCGGCTCAGCCGCGATGGCTACCGCGAGCACGTACAGACCCTTTCCCCCTGA
- a CDS encoding CfaE/CblD family pilus tip adhesin, which produces MNRRGVWVVMVMSALMVLVCVPKAWGQRPADVEPLRGTVEQKVVQAWDRASIPGEIVLLPARTVLGNDLDVTKHYRSLHLVCDSEHDSRNGRCLAAGNDENGSGHSRVLLEFVEQRSGLTTAIDVVGYLQRIESVNRCEPSFWSRYERPIWTRYGAVCGASLQSGTGVALSVPASSLEALVAGRWTASLRLNLRSSIESFATYIFNFDFTITDHNAASIYFPQFESTTPLVNLDARYDPIQQTVGGRTVVDMCLYDGLGSQASYLAVTARDISPRSAGNSGFSLWHDSSGSDPSQRLDYTVTLDHNGARVPLNNGVEEQLTGIDSSQLRLVMLPGMSQPVFCVNTPMTLDMPRVPSTSKRSGIYWGDLQLELRVPAGTP; this is translated from the coding sequence ATGAACCGGCGTGGAGTGTGGGTGGTGATGGTGATGAGCGCACTGATGGTGCTGGTGTGCGTGCCGAAGGCGTGGGGGCAGAGGCCGGCGGACGTCGAGCCTCTACGAGGCACCGTCGAGCAGAAAGTGGTGCAGGCATGGGACAGAGCTTCAATCCCTGGCGAGATAGTGCTGCTTCCCGCAAGAACAGTCCTGGGTAATGACTTGGACGTGACCAAGCACTATCGCTCGCTACATCTTGTTTGTGACTCCGAACATGACTCGCGTAATGGTCGATGCTTGGCGGCAGGTAATGATGAGAACGGATCTGGGCACAGTCGCGTGCTGCTTGAGTTCGTTGAGCAGAGAAGTGGGTTGACCACGGCCATAGATGTTGTCGGATACCTGCAGCGAATTGAATCGGTCAATCGTTGTGAGCCGAGCTTCTGGAGCAGATACGAGCGCCCTATTTGGACTAGGTACGGGGCCGTCTGCGGAGCTTCACTTCAGTCCGGCACGGGAGTAGCCCTATCTGTGCCCGCAAGTTCGCTTGAAGCGCTTGTTGCTGGGCGTTGGACGGCTTCGTTGCGATTGAATCTGCGCAGTTCAATCGAGAGCTTCGCCACATACATCTTCAACTTTGACTTCACCATCACCGACCACAATGCCGCATCCATCTATTTCCCCCAATTCGAAAGCACCACCCCGCTCGTAAACCTCGACGCCCGCTACGACCCCATCCAACAAACCGTGGGTGGTCGCACGGTCGTGGACATGTGCCTCTACGACGGACTCGGCTCGCAAGCCTCCTACCTGGCCGTAACCGCGCGCGATATAAGCCCGCGCTCGGCAGGCAACAGCGGCTTCTCGCTCTGGCACGACAGTAGCGGCAGCGACCCCAGCCAACGCCTGGATTACACCGTCACGCTGGATCACAACGGCGCACGCGTACCGCTCAACAACGGCGTCGAAGAACAACTGACCGGTATCGACAGTTCGCAACTGCGGCTGGTGATGCTGCCCGGCATGAGCCAGCCGGTGTTCTGCGTGAACACGCCGATGACGCTGGACATGCCGCGCGTGCCGTCGACCTCCAAACGCTCAGGCATCTATTGGGGTGACCTGCAGCTTGAACTCCGTGTGCCTGCCGGCACGCCCTGA